A genomic region of Miscanthus floridulus cultivar M001 chromosome 3, ASM1932011v1, whole genome shotgun sequence contains the following coding sequences:
- the LOC136541592 gene encoding AAA-ATPase At3g28580-like isoform X1, translating into MEASSSLWGGLNSGIVLSLLAVVWTMLWQALQGLQLHHFFGRHSRRLTRHLASILDPDLTVTVAEYDGGRMRRSDAYKEAKAYLERATREARGSGGVRHLRAEPDKDPDRVLLSMDDDEEITDEFRGAVVTWRACTAPQREDTGLAYYWRGGAPRERRSYKLFFAERHRDLVLGEYLTHVRRQGRAVMVQNRQRKLFTNISGDGSWDSDGLWSDSVWSHVVFEHPKTFATLAMDPAKKKEVMDDLDAFRNGKDYYARVGKAWKRGYLLYGPPGTGKSTMIAAMANHLDYDVYDIELTSVRTNTDLRKLFIETTSKSIIVIEDIDCSLDLTSKRKKKKKKKKKEKEEADKKDGKEEDKEKEDDKAGGSKVTLSGVLNFIDGLWSACGGERIIVFTTNHVEKLDPALIRRGRMDKHIEMSYCCVESFKFLAKVYLDVDDHPRFGAVAALLREVEMTPADVVENMTPKGPSEDADSCLAALVEALEKAKEDALMAKKKKAEGKKEKAGAADDTTTE; encoded by the exons ATGGAGGCGTCGTCGTCTCTGTGGGGCGGCCTCAACTCCGGCATCGTGCTGAGCCTACTGGCCGTTGTCTGGACCATGCTATGGCAGGCGCTGCAGGGGCTCCAGCTGCACCACTTCTTCGGGCGCCACTCCCGCCGCCTGACGCGCCACCTCGCGTCCATCCTGGACCCGGACCTCACGGTGACCGTCGCCGAGTACGACGGCGGGCGCATGCGCCGCAGCGACGCGTACAAGGAGGCCAAGGCGTACCTGGAGCGCGCCACGCGGGAGGCCCGCGGGTCAGGCGGGGTGCGCCACCTCCGGGCGGAGCCCGACAAGGACCCCGACCGCGTCCTTCTCAGcatggacgacgacgaggagatcACCGACGAGTTCCGGGGCGCCGTCGTCACGTGGCGCGCCTGCACCGCGCCGCAGCGCGAGGACACCGGGCTGGCGTACTACTGGAGGGGCGGCGCCCCGCGCGAGCGCAGGTCCTACAAGCTCTTCTTCGCCGAGCGCCACCGCGACCTCGTCCTCGGAGAGTACCTCACCCACGTCCGCCGCCAGGGACGCGCCGTCATGGTCCAGAACCGCCAGCGTAAGCTCTTCACCAACATCTCCGGCGACGGCTCCTGGGACTCCGACGG CTTGTGGTCCGACAGTGTGTGGAGCCACGTGGTGTTCGAGCACCCCAAGACGTTCGCGACGCTGGCCATGGACCCGGCCAAGAAGAAGGAGGTGATGGACGACCTGGACGCGTTCCGCAACGGCAAGGACTACTACGCGCGCGTCGGCAAGGCGTGGAAGAGAGGGTACCTCTTGTACGGCCCGCCGGGGACGGGCAAGTCCACCATGATCGCGGCCATGGCCAACCACCTCGACTACGACGTGTACGACATCGAGCTCACGTCCGTGCGCACCAACACCGACCTCCGCAAGCTCTTCATCGAGACCACCAGCAAGTCCATCATCGTCATCGAGGACATCGACTGCTCGCTCGACCTCACCAGCAagcgcaagaagaagaagaagaagaagaagaaggagaaggaggaggccgaCAAGAAGGACGGTAAGGAAGAGGACAAGGAGAAGGAGGACGACAAGGCGGGCGGCAGCAAGGTGACGCTCTCCGGCGTGCTCAACTTCATCGACGGGCTGTGGTCGGCGTGCGGCGGCGAGCGCATCATCGTGTTCACCACCAACCACGTGGAGAAGCTGGACCCGGCGCTGATCCGGCGCGGCCGCATGGACAAGCACATCGAGATGTCCTACTGCTGCGTCGAGTCCTTCAAGTTTCTCGCCAAGGTCTACCTCGACGTGGACGACCACCCGCGCTTCGGCGCCGTGGCGGCGCTGCTGCGGGAGGTGGAGATGACGCCCGCCGACGTCGTGGAGAACATGACGCCCAAGGGGCCCAGCGAGGACGCCGACTCCTGCCTCGCCGCGCTGGTGGAGGCGCTGGAGAAGGCCAAGGAGGACGCGCTGatggcgaagaagaagaaggccgaggGGAAAAAGGAGAAGGCCGGCGCCGCCGatgacactactacagaataa
- the LOC136541592 gene encoding AAA-ATPase At3g28580-like isoform X2: MEASSSLWGGLNSGIVLSLLAVVWTMLWQALQGLQLHHFFGRHSRRLTRHLASILDPDLTVTVAEYDGGRMRRSDAYKEAKAYLERATREARGSGGVRHLRAEPDKDPDRVLLSMDDDEEITDEFRGAVVTWRACTAPQREDTGLAYYWRGGAPRERRSYKLFFAERHRDLVLGEYLTHVRRQGRAVMVQNRQRKLFTNISGDGSWDSDGVWSHVVFEHPKTFATLAMDPAKKKEVMDDLDAFRNGKDYYARVGKAWKRGYLLYGPPGTGKSTMIAAMANHLDYDVYDIELTSVRTNTDLRKLFIETTSKSIIVIEDIDCSLDLTSKRKKKKKKKKKEKEEADKKDGKEEDKEKEDDKAGGSKVTLSGVLNFIDGLWSACGGERIIVFTTNHVEKLDPALIRRGRMDKHIEMSYCCVESFKFLAKVYLDVDDHPRFGAVAALLREVEMTPADVVENMTPKGPSEDADSCLAALVEALEKAKEDALMAKKKKAEGKKEKAGAADDTTTE; encoded by the exons ATGGAGGCGTCGTCGTCTCTGTGGGGCGGCCTCAACTCCGGCATCGTGCTGAGCCTACTGGCCGTTGTCTGGACCATGCTATGGCAGGCGCTGCAGGGGCTCCAGCTGCACCACTTCTTCGGGCGCCACTCCCGCCGCCTGACGCGCCACCTCGCGTCCATCCTGGACCCGGACCTCACGGTGACCGTCGCCGAGTACGACGGCGGGCGCATGCGCCGCAGCGACGCGTACAAGGAGGCCAAGGCGTACCTGGAGCGCGCCACGCGGGAGGCCCGCGGGTCAGGCGGGGTGCGCCACCTCCGGGCGGAGCCCGACAAGGACCCCGACCGCGTCCTTCTCAGcatggacgacgacgaggagatcACCGACGAGTTCCGGGGCGCCGTCGTCACGTGGCGCGCCTGCACCGCGCCGCAGCGCGAGGACACCGGGCTGGCGTACTACTGGAGGGGCGGCGCCCCGCGCGAGCGCAGGTCCTACAAGCTCTTCTTCGCCGAGCGCCACCGCGACCTCGTCCTCGGAGAGTACCTCACCCACGTCCGCCGCCAGGGACGCGCCGTCATGGTCCAGAACCGCCAGCGTAAGCTCTTCACCAACATCTCCGGCGACGGCTCCTGGGACTCCGACGG TGTGTGGAGCCACGTGGTGTTCGAGCACCCCAAGACGTTCGCGACGCTGGCCATGGACCCGGCCAAGAAGAAGGAGGTGATGGACGACCTGGACGCGTTCCGCAACGGCAAGGACTACTACGCGCGCGTCGGCAAGGCGTGGAAGAGAGGGTACCTCTTGTACGGCCCGCCGGGGACGGGCAAGTCCACCATGATCGCGGCCATGGCCAACCACCTCGACTACGACGTGTACGACATCGAGCTCACGTCCGTGCGCACCAACACCGACCTCCGCAAGCTCTTCATCGAGACCACCAGCAAGTCCATCATCGTCATCGAGGACATCGACTGCTCGCTCGACCTCACCAGCAagcgcaagaagaagaagaagaagaagaagaaggagaaggaggaggccgaCAAGAAGGACGGTAAGGAAGAGGACAAGGAGAAGGAGGACGACAAGGCGGGCGGCAGCAAGGTGACGCTCTCCGGCGTGCTCAACTTCATCGACGGGCTGTGGTCGGCGTGCGGCGGCGAGCGCATCATCGTGTTCACCACCAACCACGTGGAGAAGCTGGACCCGGCGCTGATCCGGCGCGGCCGCATGGACAAGCACATCGAGATGTCCTACTGCTGCGTCGAGTCCTTCAAGTTTCTCGCCAAGGTCTACCTCGACGTGGACGACCACCCGCGCTTCGGCGCCGTGGCGGCGCTGCTGCGGGAGGTGGAGATGACGCCCGCCGACGTCGTGGAGAACATGACGCCCAAGGGGCCCAGCGAGGACGCCGACTCCTGCCTCGCCGCGCTGGTGGAGGCGCTGGAGAAGGCCAAGGAGGACGCGCTGatggcgaagaagaagaaggccgaggGGAAAAAGGAGAAGGCCGGCGCCGCCGatgacactactacagaataa